ACCAGGATGCTGCGACCATTCTGTAAATTGGTGACGCGCACGCAAGTGGGTAGAGGTAACACGCGGCTGGCAGCCGTCAGTCGGTTGTCATGAAATGCTGTTCCCATAGCGGTGACGTGACTGGATGAGGCGATGTCATACCAAGAGGCGATGCCCGTCTGCGCATAGCCTTGGGCACTCTGCAATGGATGGTACCATTGCCCATTGATCTCATAGGGCTGGTTATATGCCGCCTGTAAATTGGGCGATGGGGCATAGCAGGTGGTGCCGGTGGAGTACGCCATGCCGGCGCGAGCACTGCGCACTGTCGATGCTATCTGGGGCGTGGATACACTGGCACAGCCGGCCAAGGTAGCAAGTCCCGCGGCGAGGCAAGACCAGCGGACAAGGCTCCTGAGTGCTGGCTCCTGCATGAATCTCTTCACCCCCATTGCAAATGACCGCAATTCGCTCATGATGCGTCTGACACAGTACGCGAAGGTTGGAACTTAGTCCAATGAAAGGTAGACGGAATTTTTGATATCTGCAAGCCAAGGTAGGGGGAGATGGTGGCCCGGCCCAGCTATTCGGTCATCGCCCAAAGCTTGCGTCGACTCTGAAGCCAGCTCTGCATGGCTTGCAGATCGCGTCGCAGCAGGCCCGCCATGATGGCGATAGACAAGCAAAATACCCCGAGCGCTGTCCACCAGAGGAAACTGGGCATACCAAAGATCAGGTTGACCAGAAATACGCCGAGCACTGGGCCAAACAGGAATAGACTGAGCATCCATTCGCGCCGCAGTAGCTCTACTCCTGCCCCGAGACGATCCAGTTGAAGTGGGCTACAGCTACCCTGTGCGCTCTTCAGGGCAAGGATTTCATTGGCATGCAGCAACACTTCGCAGGGCTCGGCAGCAGATCGGGAAGCAGCAGCGGGAACCTGCAAGAGCATCTTGCCGCCATTCACCTCTATCTGTGCCCAGCGCAGAGAGCCGGGGCCAGAAATAATGATCCCTCGTCGTTGCCAAAGCGGCACTCGGCCTTGCCAACGAAGTTGCCCGGGAACCCACGCGCTGTGTTGCGTCAATGCCCTGCCGTCCTCAGTTTGGCGTACAGGTATAGCCGGGGGGGCAGGTGGGTGGAGTTTGGTATTGTGGCGCCGTAGGCGTGCAGGTATAACCCGGCGGGCATGGCGTGGGGTTTGCTGGCGCCGCATAGTATCCTGGTTGGGGCGCCTGTGGGACCTGCTGCTCCTGGGAACGGGAGATTCCGTAGCCAGCTAGCCCACCCAAGCCTGCACCAATGGCGGCCCCCGCCAGAGGAGATCCGGTCTGATTGCCAATTACCGCGCCGGCAATCGATCCGAGAAGCGCCCCACCTGTGGTGTTTGCCGTGGTGCCGTTACTGGCGTACGGATTATTGGCGCATCCGGCCAAGGCGATAGGGATGATGATCACTGCCATCCAACGAATTGTTTCCATTTTATTGACTCCCCCAGCATCTTCTAAGCAATTAGATCTAGCGCACAGGAATGTGCTAGTCTTTCGAGTATAGCGCAACCAGAGGCATTTGCGAGCTTCTGTGGTTCGATTATAGATCCCGCGAAGTGAGGATAAGTGCATGAAAAAGAACTTTGTCATGGTGGCACTGTGGTTGGGGGTGGCCGGCCTCCTGAGTGCATGCAGTTCCACGGTTGCGCCGCAAATCAATCCAGTACCCTATTACACTTACTATCCTGCCTCTCTTGCGATGGTAGAGAGTGCGACGGAAAGGGCCCTGCCGGCGGCAGGAATGCATTTTACTGGGTCCAAAACGGTGAATGCGCAAACCGTTGAGCTGCGGGGCTACACCTCTGGGGGCGATGCGATTTTGATCACCCTGCATAGCGTGGGCACGTCGGTGACAAAATTCGAGGCACGCATCGGTCTGTATGGGCACCTGCGCGACGTGCAGGATATTGAGCATTGGGTTGGGAAATATGTAGGGCAGGCAATTTCGGCGCCTGCTGCCTGAGCGAGCATGGGGGCGGAAACCCATCCCTCCGCTTCATTGTCGATGCGCAAGGTACAGAAAATCCTGGTTGCCGGTCATGTGGGTGCGGGGAAAACCACGGTTCTGCAGACACTGTTCGGGGCGCAAGCGCTTACCACGGATGCAAGGCACAGTGAAGCGGTAGCCGACGGAAAGACGACCACCACCGTGGCCATGGATTACGGGGTGGTGGACTGTCCAGCCAGTAATGATCGTTTGCACATTTACGCTATTCCCGGTCAGGAACGATTCCAGTTCATGTGGGAGATTTTGAGCAAAAATGCCAATGGCATGTTGTTGCTGATGGATGCGCGCATTCCCAAGCCGTTGCAGGCCATCCACCTCTACCTAGACCGGATATTACCTTATTTGAATCAACCTGCTGGCGTGGTAGCGCTGAATAAATTGGCGACGGAGGAGCGTGCACAACTGGAACTCCCGCCCTATCTTCGGCATGGGGATCTACGTTTACGCCTTACCAGCACCGACGTGCGGGAATACCAAGAAGTCCTTGCCCTGTTGCGCCTGCTACTGATAGAGATGGGGCGGCGGGATGCGGAGCGTCAGGAACTCATCCCCGACGGCATACGACCATACCGACCCGACTCCACGCCGCGGTAAAATTCTCGTTTTCGACTAAGTGCTCAGCTGTACAGAGTTCAATCAGGAGCGTGATCCGTGCAGGGTTTGATGCTGATCCTGGAAATTGTGGTGGTACTGTTGGTCGCCATCGAGGTGTACATCCGTTTTACTGGGCGGCGCAAGAGCAAGAAGCGTTCGCCCGAGGCCGAATTGCCGCCGCGATCGCGCCCCGTCGAGCCGGCGCCGGCGCCACAAGGCGTGCCCGCTGCACCTGGGCAAGAGGTGCAGGAAGAGGCGCTGAGTGGCGACGATCTGCTGCAAGAGGCAGAAATCTATATGCAGTATGGACACTATTCCCAGGCAGCCACGGTGTTGCGGTGGTATGTAGACTTGCAGCCTGGTAATGGTCGAGCGATCAACCAGCTCCTGGATGCTTACCTCGCCCTGGAAGATCTGAATGCCTATGCACAATTATTGGATAGTCTCGGCGAGGCGGGGGCCGCACCTGGCGACCAGGTTTGGTGGACGCGGCGGGTGGGCGAGGGGTTGCGCCGCGATCCCGGCAACTTGGAGCTTCTCGTCCTCGCGGAAAAGATGGGTATGCCCATCCCCTCTCCGGAAGCGGAGCTGGAGGAGCCCATGACTGCGGCAAAGGCCCTTGCCCTGGTCGCGCGAAATTCCGATCCCCACTATGGTACCGCAATTCTCCTTGCAGCGATTCAAGAGGAGCCGTTGCGCTTGCCGTTGTATGCTGAACTGCTGCGCATTACCCACAAGCAGCGCGATCTTGAAGGCTACCTCAATGCCCTGATATTGATGAACTTGGCGCTGGGGGATGGAGGCCATGGTATTCGCGAACGCATGCTCCGCGCGGGTATGAACCTTGGTCCGCATCCCCTGTGGGAGCGCCTGACCGCTGCTGGAAACAATCCCGCAGCATTGAGACAGTTGGCGGCGGAGCGCAATCTCAAACTGTCCCCCCGCCTTACCCACTAGACTTTTTTCTGCAATATCGGGTTGTCAAAATGTTGTTCGCGCACGCGGATGCGCCGCAAAGACGCGGATTGCTCAAAGTTGCGAATCACCTCCAGCACGTCATGATCGATGAAGTCTACCTGTGCGCCGTCCAGGGTTACCGAGCTACCGCTGGGCAGCGTATCCAGGATGCGCGCCAGACGGGCCTTGTTGACGAAGGTGATTTCTCGCTTGAGGCATAATAGGTATTCTCCCGCCGCCGTTTCTTGCAGATCCAACGCGCTATGGTAATTGGCACGCAAAACGAAAAAGAGGCCGACGACGAGGCCGATGCCAACCCCAATCAGCAAGTCGGTAAAGAGCACAGTAAAGATCGTGATGACGAAGGGCAGGAATTGGCTCTTGCCTAATTGCGCCATATGGCGAAAGACCCGCGGGTGCGCGAGTTTGAAGCCCACCACGATCAGAATGCTGGCCAGGGCGGCGAGGGGAATCTGGTTCAGTACGCTTGCTGCCAACAG
The window above is part of the Acidithiobacillus acidisediminis genome. Proteins encoded here:
- a CDS encoding GTP-binding protein; translation: MGAETHPSASLSMRKVQKILVAGHVGAGKTTVLQTLFGAQALTTDARHSEAVADGKTTTTVAMDYGVVDCPASNDRLHIYAIPGQERFQFMWEILSKNANGMLLLMDARIPKPLQAIHLYLDRILPYLNQPAGVVALNKLATEERAQLELPPYLRHGDLRLRLTSTDVREYQEVLALLRLLLIEMGRRDAERQELIPDGIRPYRPDSTPR
- a CDS encoding type IV pilus assembly protein FimV, whose protein sequence is MQGLMLILEIVVVLLVAIEVYIRFTGRRKSKKRSPEAELPPRSRPVEPAPAPQGVPAAPGQEVQEEALSGDDLLQEAEIYMQYGHYSQAATVLRWYVDLQPGNGRAINQLLDAYLALEDLNAYAQLLDSLGEAGAAPGDQVWWTRRVGEGLRRDPGNLELLVLAEKMGMPIPSPEAELEEPMTAAKALALVARNSDPHYGTAILLAAIQEEPLRLPLYAELLRITHKQRDLEGYLNALILMNLALGDGGHGIRERMLRAGMNLGPHPLWERLTAAGNNPAALRQLAAERNLKLSPRLTH
- a CDS encoding glycine zipper domain-containing protein; the encoded protein is METIRWMAVIIIPIALAGCANNPYASNGTTANTTGGALLGSIAGAVIGNQTGSPLAGAAIGAGLGGLAGYGISRSQEQQVPQAPQPGYYAAPANPTPCPPGYTCTPTAPQYQTPPTCPPGYTCTPN